In Mangifera indica cultivar Alphonso chromosome 1, CATAS_Mindica_2.1, whole genome shotgun sequence, a single genomic region encodes these proteins:
- the LOC123217325 gene encoding homeobox-leucine zipper protein ATHB-40-like isoform X1, which translates to MNTMNPKTENILPASSFYSDDVFATFVAPQQVAEVKQRRRRRKSKGGENGLSRKRKLTAEQLHLLEESFVSDQKLETDRKEVLASQLNLDPRQVAIWFQNRRARWKTKKIEEELAQIQTSHQSILLDKMRLECEVVMLRQELSEAQARIQELTELPNDAISSSSPFASRVSIETINSPLFKEFGVETYDDIFYVPPESSSSDYNEGFDYVLLFD; encoded by the exons ATGAACACCATGAATCCCAAGACCGAAAATATTCTCCCTGCTTCATCTTTCTACTCTGATGATGTCTTTGCCACATTTGTGGCACCACAACAAG TTGCAGAGGTAAAACAAAGACGAAGACGCCGTAAGAGCAAGGGAGGGGAAAATGGGCTTTCTAGGAAGAGGAAGCTCACAGCTGAGCAATTGCATCTTCTGGAGGAAAGTTTTGTGAGCGACCAAAAGCTCGAGACGGACCGCAAAGAAGTACTGGCTTCCCAGCTGAATCTTGACCCTCGCCAAGTTGCTATCTGGTTTCAGAACCGGCGGGCCCGGTGGAAGACCAAGAAGATTGAAGAAGAGCTCGCACAAATACAAACTTCTCACCAGAGTATCTTGTTAGATAAAATGCGCCTAGAGTGCGAG GTGGTGATGCTAAGACAGGAGCTTTCTGAAGCTCAGGCGAGGATCCAAGAATTGACAGAGCTTCCCAATGATGCAATATCAAGCAGCAGTCCGTTTGCAAGTAGAGTCTCAATAGAAACCATAAACTCTCCATTATTCAAGGAATTTGGCGTCGAAACATACGATGATATATTCTATGTGCCACCAGAAAGCTCATCAAGCGATTACAATGAGGGCTTTGATTATGTGTTATTGTttgattaa
- the LOC123217325 gene encoding homeobox-leucine zipper protein ATHB-40-like isoform X2: MNTMNPKTENILPASSFYSDDVFATFVAPQQEVKQRRRRRKSKGGENGLSRKRKLTAEQLHLLEESFVSDQKLETDRKEVLASQLNLDPRQVAIWFQNRRARWKTKKIEEELAQIQTSHQSILLDKMRLECEVVMLRQELSEAQARIQELTELPNDAISSSSPFASRVSIETINSPLFKEFGVETYDDIFYVPPESSSSDYNEGFDYVLLFD, from the exons ATGAACACCATGAATCCCAAGACCGAAAATATTCTCCCTGCTTCATCTTTCTACTCTGATGATGTCTTTGCCACATTTGTGGCACCACAACAAG AGGTAAAACAAAGACGAAGACGCCGTAAGAGCAAGGGAGGGGAAAATGGGCTTTCTAGGAAGAGGAAGCTCACAGCTGAGCAATTGCATCTTCTGGAGGAAAGTTTTGTGAGCGACCAAAAGCTCGAGACGGACCGCAAAGAAGTACTGGCTTCCCAGCTGAATCTTGACCCTCGCCAAGTTGCTATCTGGTTTCAGAACCGGCGGGCCCGGTGGAAGACCAAGAAGATTGAAGAAGAGCTCGCACAAATACAAACTTCTCACCAGAGTATCTTGTTAGATAAAATGCGCCTAGAGTGCGAG GTGGTGATGCTAAGACAGGAGCTTTCTGAAGCTCAGGCGAGGATCCAAGAATTGACAGAGCTTCCCAATGATGCAATATCAAGCAGCAGTCCGTTTGCAAGTAGAGTCTCAATAGAAACCATAAACTCTCCATTATTCAAGGAATTTGGCGTCGAAACATACGATGATATATTCTATGTGCCACCAGAAAGCTCATCAAGCGATTACAATGAGGGCTTTGATTATGTGTTATTGTttgattaa